A region of Excalfactoria chinensis isolate bCotChi1 chromosome 22, bCotChi1.hap2, whole genome shotgun sequence DNA encodes the following proteins:
- the PIGV gene encoding GPI mannosyltransferase 2 isoform X1: MTEAAFKLGMELVSGQDPYLRVVVHTAVCCRVLTLLLQAVFDLLIPDHAADAFSPPRLLEPGAYDLLLEQLLGGLAHWDAEHFLFIAERGYLYEHNCAFFPLYPLSLRAVANGALWPLWQLLCLRSRLLLSAVLLNSVFSVLAAAALYKLGCAVLRCRRTAFLAALLFCISPANVFMAAAYSESMFAFLAFSAMWQLEKGQSWLSTLLFSFATGARANGLVNAGFLLYFHSKSFVLQLQVGSGSVRKLSLLWRQFLSVASSMLLTCAGICLPFALFQYYAYVRFCGPGLELAVPKPLQKLALDKGYRLVSPNGVKLPWCSHRFPVAYSYIQDVYWNVGFLRYFELRQVPNFLLALPVSLLGSWAAWTFAVANPRHCLTLGLERRKKKQGKPRAGFCCPAVFVYVVHATALLVLGFFCMHVQVLTRFLGSSSPVLYWFSAHLLQGHETWLWKEEVDGQSAVRVRERCTLDAAPGSCRNGPAGGHPLLRLLLSYRSMTAVGRCVLGYFVSYWLLGLVLHCNRLPWT; this comes from the exons GCTGTGTTTGACCTGCTGATCCCAGATCATGCAGCGGATGCCTTCTCCCCGCCTCGTCTGCTTGAGCCTGGAGCGTACgacctgctgctggagcagctgctggggggcCTGGCGCACTGGGACGCAGAGCACTTCCTCTTCATTGCAGAGCGGGGTTACCTGTATGAACACAACTGCGCCTTCTTCCCGCTTTACCCTCTGAGCTTGCGAGCTGTGGCCAATGGTGCTCTGTGGCCTCTgtggcagctgctgtgtttgcgGAGCCGCCTGCTGCTGTCGGCTGTCCTCCttaattctgtcttttctgtgctgGCAGCCGCTGCCCTGTACAAGCTGGGCTGTGCCGTGCTGCGGTGCCGCAGGACAGCCTTCCTCGCTGCCCTTCTCTTTTGTATCAGCCCTGCCAACGTCTTCATGGCAGCTGCTTACTCGGAGAGCATGTTCGCCTTCCTGGCCTTCAGCGCCATGTGGCAACTGGAGAAGGGGCAGAGCTGGCTCAGCACgctgctcttctcctttgccaCTGGTGCACGTGCCAATGGGCTTGTGAATGCCGGTTTCTTACTCTACTTCCACAGTAAATCCTTTGTCCTCCAGCTCCAAGTGGGTTCAGGCTCAGTAAGAAAGCTCTCTCTGTTATGGAGGCAGTTCCTCAGCGTGGCGTCTTCCATGCTTCTGACATGTGCTGGGATTTGTCTgccttttgctttatttcagtattaTGCCTACGTGAGGTTCTGTGGCCCTGGCCTGGAGCTGGCTGTTCCCAAGCCGCTGCAGAAGCTGGCTTTGGACAAAGGCTATCGTCTGGTGTCCCCCAATGGGGTTAAACTCCCTTGGTGCTCCCACCGATTCCCTGTGGCCTACTCGTATATTCAAGATGTTTACTGGAATGTGGGCTTTCTGAGGTATTTTGAGCTCAGACAAGTACCAAATTTCTTGCTTGCTTTGCCTGTCTCGCTTTTGGGCTCGTGGGCTGCCTGGACCTTCGCTGTTGCAAACCCACGGCACTGCCTGACTCTGGGActagagagaagaaagaagaaacagggTAAACCCAGAGCTGGGTTTTGCTGCCCCGCTGTCTTCGTGTACGTGGTCCATGCTACAGCCCTGCTGGTGCTGGGGTTCTTCTGCATGCATGTTCAG GTGCTGACCCGGTTCCTCGGCTCCTCCAGCCCCGTGCTCTACTGGTTCTCCGCCCACCTGCTCCAAGGACACGAGACCTGGCTCTGGAAGGAAGAGGTCGACGGGCAAAGCGCGGTGCGCGTCCGCGAGAGATGTACTCTGGATGCAGCGCCCGGTTCCTGCAGGAACGGCCCTGCGGGGGGACACCCCCTGCTCAGGTTGCTGCTGAGCTACCGCTCCATGACCGCCGTCGGGCGGTGCGTCCTGGGCTACTTCGTGTCCTACTGGCTGCTGGGCTTGGTGCTGCACTGCAACCGCTTGCCTTGGACGTAG
- the PIGV gene encoding GPI mannosyltransferase 2 isoform X3 has product MTEAAFKLGMELVSGQDPYLRVVVHTAVCCRVLTLLLQAVFDLLIPDHAADAFSPPRLLEPGAYDLLLEQLLGGLAHWDAEHFLFIAERGYLYEHNCAFFPLYPLSLRAVANGALWPLWQLLCLRSRLLLSAVLLNSVFSVLAAAALYKLGCAVLRCRRTAFLAALLFCISPANVFMAAAYSESMFAFLAFSAMWQLEKGQSWLSTLLFSFATGARANGLVNAGFLLYFHSKSFVLQLQVGSGSVRKLSLLWRQFLSVASSMLLTCAGICLPFALFQYYAYVRFCGPGLELAVPKPLQKLALDKGYRLVSPNGVKLPWCSHRFPVAYSYIQDVYWNVGFLRYFELRQVPNFLLALPVSLLGSWAAWTFAVANPRHCLTLGLERRKKKQGKPRAGFCCPAVFVYVVHATALLVLGFFCMHVQSSRLGQ; this is encoded by the exons GCTGTGTTTGACCTGCTGATCCCAGATCATGCAGCGGATGCCTTCTCCCCGCCTCGTCTGCTTGAGCCTGGAGCGTACgacctgctgctggagcagctgctggggggcCTGGCGCACTGGGACGCAGAGCACTTCCTCTTCATTGCAGAGCGGGGTTACCTGTATGAACACAACTGCGCCTTCTTCCCGCTTTACCCTCTGAGCTTGCGAGCTGTGGCCAATGGTGCTCTGTGGCCTCTgtggcagctgctgtgtttgcgGAGCCGCCTGCTGCTGTCGGCTGTCCTCCttaattctgtcttttctgtgctgGCAGCCGCTGCCCTGTACAAGCTGGGCTGTGCCGTGCTGCGGTGCCGCAGGACAGCCTTCCTCGCTGCCCTTCTCTTTTGTATCAGCCCTGCCAACGTCTTCATGGCAGCTGCTTACTCGGAGAGCATGTTCGCCTTCCTGGCCTTCAGCGCCATGTGGCAACTGGAGAAGGGGCAGAGCTGGCTCAGCACgctgctcttctcctttgccaCTGGTGCACGTGCCAATGGGCTTGTGAATGCCGGTTTCTTACTCTACTTCCACAGTAAATCCTTTGTCCTCCAGCTCCAAGTGGGTTCAGGCTCAGTAAGAAAGCTCTCTCTGTTATGGAGGCAGTTCCTCAGCGTGGCGTCTTCCATGCTTCTGACATGTGCTGGGATTTGTCTgccttttgctttatttcagtattaTGCCTACGTGAGGTTCTGTGGCCCTGGCCTGGAGCTGGCTGTTCCCAAGCCGCTGCAGAAGCTGGCTTTGGACAAAGGCTATCGTCTGGTGTCCCCCAATGGGGTTAAACTCCCTTGGTGCTCCCACCGATTCCCTGTGGCCTACTCGTATATTCAAGATGTTTACTGGAATGTGGGCTTTCTGAGGTATTTTGAGCTCAGACAAGTACCAAATTTCTTGCTTGCTTTGCCTGTCTCGCTTTTGGGCTCGTGGGCTGCCTGGACCTTCGCTGTTGCAAACCCACGGCACTGCCTGACTCTGGGActagagagaagaaagaagaaacagggTAAACCCAGAGCTGGGTTTTGCTGCCCCGCTGTCTTCGTGTACGTGGTCCATGCTACAGCCCTGCTGGTGCTGGGGTTCTTCTGCATGCATGTTCAG AGTTCCCGGCTGGGACAGTGA
- the PIGV gene encoding GPI mannosyltransferase 2 isoform X2: MTEAAFKLGMELVSGQDPYLRVVVHTAVCCRVLTLLLQAVFDLLIPDHAADAFSPPRLLEPGAYDLLLEQLLGGLAHWDAEHFLFIAERGYLYEHNCAFFPLYPLSLRAVANGALWPLWQLLCLRSRLLLSAVLLNSVFSVLAAAALYKLGCAVLRCRRTAFLAALLFCISPANVFMAAAYSESMFAFLAFSAMWQLEKGQSWLSTLLFSFATGARANGLVNAGFLLYFHSKSFVLQLQVGSGSVRKLSLLWRQFLSVASSMLLTCAGICLPFALFQYYAYVRFCGPGLELAVPKPLQKLALDKGYRLVSPNGVKLPWCSHRFPVAYSYIQDVYWNVGFLRYFELRQVPNFLLALPVSLLGSWAAWTFAVANPRHCLTLGLERRKKKQGKPRAGFCCPAVFVYVVHATALLVLGFFCMHVQVRCSWQHPEVICYRECRVVAEVVR, from the coding sequence GCTGTGTTTGACCTGCTGATCCCAGATCATGCAGCGGATGCCTTCTCCCCGCCTCGTCTGCTTGAGCCTGGAGCGTACgacctgctgctggagcagctgctggggggcCTGGCGCACTGGGACGCAGAGCACTTCCTCTTCATTGCAGAGCGGGGTTACCTGTATGAACACAACTGCGCCTTCTTCCCGCTTTACCCTCTGAGCTTGCGAGCTGTGGCCAATGGTGCTCTGTGGCCTCTgtggcagctgctgtgtttgcgGAGCCGCCTGCTGCTGTCGGCTGTCCTCCttaattctgtcttttctgtgctgGCAGCCGCTGCCCTGTACAAGCTGGGCTGTGCCGTGCTGCGGTGCCGCAGGACAGCCTTCCTCGCTGCCCTTCTCTTTTGTATCAGCCCTGCCAACGTCTTCATGGCAGCTGCTTACTCGGAGAGCATGTTCGCCTTCCTGGCCTTCAGCGCCATGTGGCAACTGGAGAAGGGGCAGAGCTGGCTCAGCACgctgctcttctcctttgccaCTGGTGCACGTGCCAATGGGCTTGTGAATGCCGGTTTCTTACTCTACTTCCACAGTAAATCCTTTGTCCTCCAGCTCCAAGTGGGTTCAGGCTCAGTAAGAAAGCTCTCTCTGTTATGGAGGCAGTTCCTCAGCGTGGCGTCTTCCATGCTTCTGACATGTGCTGGGATTTGTCTgccttttgctttatttcagtattaTGCCTACGTGAGGTTCTGTGGCCCTGGCCTGGAGCTGGCTGTTCCCAAGCCGCTGCAGAAGCTGGCTTTGGACAAAGGCTATCGTCTGGTGTCCCCCAATGGGGTTAAACTCCCTTGGTGCTCCCACCGATTCCCTGTGGCCTACTCGTATATTCAAGATGTTTACTGGAATGTGGGCTTTCTGAGGTATTTTGAGCTCAGACAAGTACCAAATTTCTTGCTTGCTTTGCCTGTCTCGCTTTTGGGCTCGTGGGCTGCCTGGACCTTCGCTGTTGCAAACCCACGGCACTGCCTGACTCTGGGActagagagaagaaagaagaaacagggTAAACCCAGAGCTGGGTTTTGCTGCCCCGCTGTCTTCGTGTACGTGGTCCATGCTACAGCCCTGCTGGTGCTGGGGTTCTTCTGCATGCATGTTCAGGTAAGATGTTCGTGGCAGCACCCAGAAGTGATTTGTTACAGGGAATGCAGGGTGGTGGCTGAGGTGGTTCGGTGA